One Sphingobacteruim zhuxiongii DNA window includes the following coding sequences:
- a CDS encoding MFS transporter, with amino-acid sequence MEKRNWVKTYLFIWAGQFVSLLTSSAVNFAVIIWLSIEFKSAEILALSAIAGLLPQAIIGPFAGVYIDRWNRKYVMIFADAFIAFCTFLMTFVLRDGAIHLELVYLIMALRSVGSAFHSPAMQAIAPLLVPEDQLLRVSGVNQMLQSISSIAGPALGALAIAAFPINKVLYLDIIGALVAITSLLFVQIPHVKSGVSGSIKQVWNDLKLGLSAIYGNRGLSRMFIYSMLATVGIMPVAIMFPLLTIDHFKGAEFEMSVVEIVWGIGMLIGGSLLSIFKVNIRKVIMVNSMHMLLGFTFVLSGILNPDLFTVFAVLTCLGGVAMSIFSAAFMTIIQEEVAPEMLGRVFSLYFSFAILPSLIGLVFAGNIADKIGVANAFVIAGILCFLIGIASFFTPSLMNIGRNKTHNKE; translated from the coding sequence ATGGAAAAGAGAAATTGGGTTAAAACCTATCTATTTATATGGGCAGGGCAGTTTGTTTCGTTGCTAACGAGTTCTGCAGTAAACTTTGCTGTTATTATTTGGCTGAGTATTGAGTTTAAATCGGCAGAAATTCTAGCCTTGTCGGCTATAGCTGGATTGTTGCCTCAGGCAATCATTGGTCCATTTGCCGGTGTATATATTGACCGATGGAACAGAAAATATGTGATGATATTTGCTGATGCATTCATCGCTTTTTGTACTTTCTTGATGACTTTTGTATTGCGTGATGGGGCGATACATTTGGAGCTTGTATACTTGATAATGGCGCTTCGATCTGTAGGTTCTGCATTTCATTCTCCCGCCATGCAAGCAATTGCTCCGCTCTTAGTACCAGAGGACCAACTATTACGTGTCTCTGGCGTAAACCAGATGTTGCAATCGATAAGTAGTATTGCAGGGCCAGCATTAGGAGCCCTGGCAATTGCAGCATTTCCAATCAATAAAGTCTTATATCTAGATATTATCGGTGCGTTGGTGGCAATTACTAGCCTGCTCTTTGTTCAGATACCTCATGTTAAGAGTGGTGTTTCCGGTTCTATTAAGCAAGTATGGAATGACTTAAAGCTCGGTTTGTCCGCGATATATGGTAATCGAGGATTGAGCCGCATGTTTATATACTCAATGCTCGCAACAGTGGGTATTATGCCGGTTGCTATTATGTTTCCATTATTGACGATAGATCATTTTAAAGGGGCAGAGTTTGAAATGAGTGTTGTAGAAATTGTATGGGGAATTGGGATGTTAATTGGCGGATCACTTTTGTCAATATTTAAAGTAAACATCCGGAAAGTCATTATGGTAAATAGTATGCATATGCTGTTGGGTTTTACTTTTGTCCTCTCAGGAATCCTTAACCCTGATCTATTCACCGTGTTTGCTGTTCTTACCTGCTTGGGAGGGGTGGCTATGTCAATTTTTTCTGCAGCTTTTATGACGATTATTCAAGAGGAAGTTGCGCCAGAGATGCTAGGTCGTGTGTTTTCTCTGTATTTCAGTTTTGCAATATTGCCTAGTCTGATTGGACTTGTATTCGCTGGAAATATAGCTGACAAGATTGGCGTTGCGAATGCGTTTGTTATTGCTGGAATTCTATGCTTTCTAATCGGTATAGCTTCATTTTTTACTCCTTCGCTCATGAATATAGGTCGAAATAAAACGCATAATAAAGAATAA
- a CDS encoding SusC/RagA family TonB-linked outer membrane protein yields MKRRFLLTFFGVCLYATCLMAQQKAITGKVTSVSGEAMSNVTVIVKGSTRSVQTNADGSFSIQAAPGETLIFRAIGSNGAQQIVGSGSIYNIELTNSEESIDEVVVTALGIKKEKKALGYAVQDIKADELMKNKNPNMINSLNGKIAGLNITNSGGSPGASASIVIRGGTSLERDNQPLFVIDGMPMDNSTGMGDMSAFDGNTNIATTNGNRAMDINPEDIESISVLKGPTAAALYGIRAAAGAIVITTKKGKEGSASVGVNSRVGANWVNKLPELQKKYKLGTNPDGKLLDLNTNLSWGDPFASGETVYDNLEDFYETGYTYDNNFNVSGASAKNSYYLSGAHLKQTGIVPTTDYGRYNFRFNGEQKVGVFTFGANAAYSQSQTRKTLTGTGLWGTGGNGYMESIIGFPQSVDMRDYLNVDGSQKFLYSRGDTPEAILENGMDNPYWTIYKNPQTDKTNRFLGTFYTNAQLTDWLNFTYRLGVDNYTSTYRSLVSAGSAVIKENQKGMLSQNVRQYNFITNNFLLSANKTFAEVWDLSVLLGASTEDINSKSTANKARNFKVPDFYSFSNAPDADRFVLDNLTEIRRVGVFGDVKLGYKGMAYVGMTLRNDWSSTLPKKNQSFMYPSYSASLVFTELFDKNDILSYGKIRSSWAEVGKDAPAYQTNSYLDPYELTVGGGFKNSWTLGNPNLIPEKTQSFEVGADLKFMKNRFGLEFTYYNNKSVDQILSPRVDNATGGIFQYVNSGILQNKGFELTLSGELVKKDHFSWDVMLNASHNKGKVNALPGGLAILYVTDVQVADGKAASFNDGDFMGISGKDWTKNEEGKYILNWNTGEPAANTNATLHLGNREPKFIGGLTNNFRYKDWGLSFLIDFRRGGDIFNGTEVLLTQYGLSKRTENRGEKVVLTGVALNPATGNYEDVTREIVADQKYYSNFYINQTSNFIEEVNWLRLRSVNLSYDLPQSLLVKSGFIKGASFNLNATNLLLFTNYSGMDPEVSAAGAGVIGSGSVGIDYAGVPNTKGVTFGVNLKF; encoded by the coding sequence ATGAAAAGAAGATTTTTACTTACTTTTTTCGGGGTTTGCCTCTATGCAACTTGTTTGATGGCACAGCAAAAAGCAATTACAGGGAAAGTAACATCTGTTTCTGGGGAAGCAATGAGCAATGTTACTGTTATTGTGAAAGGTTCAACTCGTTCTGTTCAGACAAATGCAGACGGATCGTTCTCTATTCAAGCGGCGCCAGGAGAAACATTGATTTTTAGAGCAATTGGCTCGAATGGAGCACAGCAGATCGTTGGCTCCGGAAGTATCTACAACATCGAATTAACGAATTCTGAGGAGTCCATTGATGAGGTAGTGGTAACAGCGCTAGGTATCAAAAAGGAGAAGAAAGCATTAGGTTATGCTGTTCAAGACATCAAAGCAGATGAGTTGATGAAGAACAAAAATCCTAATATGATCAACTCCTTAAATGGTAAAATCGCAGGTTTAAATATTACGAATTCTGGCGGCTCGCCAGGCGCGTCGGCATCCATCGTTATACGTGGCGGAACTTCCTTAGAGCGTGATAATCAGCCATTATTTGTAATTGATGGGATGCCTATGGATAACTCCACAGGTATGGGTGATATGTCTGCATTCGACGGTAATACCAATATTGCTACAACCAATGGTAACCGCGCGATGGATATTAATCCGGAAGATATTGAGTCTATTTCTGTATTAAAGGGGCCTACAGCAGCCGCGCTTTATGGTATTCGTGCGGCAGCAGGTGCAATTGTAATTACAACTAAAAAAGGTAAAGAGGGAAGCGCTTCTGTAGGTGTAAATTCTCGTGTAGGAGCAAATTGGGTGAATAAGCTTCCTGAATTACAAAAGAAATATAAGTTAGGGACAAATCCTGATGGCAAACTATTGGATTTAAATACAAATTTGTCCTGGGGAGATCCTTTTGCGTCGGGAGAGACAGTTTACGACAATCTAGAGGATTTTTATGAAACAGGTTACACCTACGATAACAACTTCAATGTAAGTGGTGCCTCAGCGAAAAACAGCTATTACTTATCGGGAGCTCACTTGAAACAAACCGGAATTGTTCCAACCACTGATTACGGACGTTATAACTTCCGCTTTAATGGTGAGCAAAAAGTCGGTGTGTTTACTTTCGGTGCGAATGCAGCATATTCACAAAGTCAGACTCGAAAAACCTTGACAGGTACGGGCCTTTGGGGGACGGGAGGAAATGGTTATATGGAGTCAATCATAGGGTTTCCTCAAAGTGTAGATATGCGTGACTATTTAAATGTCGACGGATCGCAAAAATTCTTATACAGCCGCGGAGATACGCCAGAGGCGATTCTTGAGAACGGAATGGACAATCCCTATTGGACGATATACAAGAATCCACAAACAGATAAGACAAACCGTTTCTTGGGGACATTTTACACTAATGCTCAGTTGACTGATTGGTTGAATTTTACATATCGTTTGGGTGTAGATAACTATACGTCAACCTATCGTTCATTGGTATCTGCTGGATCTGCAGTAATTAAAGAAAATCAAAAAGGTATGTTGTCTCAGAATGTAAGGCAATATAATTTTATAACAAACAACTTTTTGTTAAGTGCAAATAAGACCTTTGCGGAAGTTTGGGATTTAAGCGTATTGTTAGGTGCATCAACTGAAGATATCAATTCTAAATCAACTGCAAATAAGGCTCGTAATTTTAAAGTTCCAGATTTTTATTCTTTTAGTAATGCTCCAGACGCAGATCGCTTTGTTTTAGATAATTTAACTGAGATTAGAAGAGTGGGTGTATTCGGAGATGTAAAACTTGGTTATAAGGGGATGGCTTACGTCGGTATGACGCTTAGAAATGACTGGTCTTCGACGCTTCCTAAGAAAAACCAATCTTTTATGTATCCTTCCTATAGTGCCAGTCTTGTGTTTACGGAACTATTCGACAAGAATGACATCTTAAGTTATGGTAAAATTAGAAGCTCTTGGGCGGAAGTAGGTAAAGATGCACCAGCATACCAGACCAACTCTTATTTGGATCCATACGAATTAACGGTTGGAGGAGGCTTTAAGAACTCATGGACTCTTGGGAATCCAAATTTGATTCCAGAGAAGACACAGTCTTTTGAAGTTGGAGCGGACTTAAAGTTTATGAAGAATAGATTTGGTTTAGAGTTTACATATTATAACAATAAATCAGTAGATCAAATTCTTTCTCCTCGTGTAGATAATGCGACAGGAGGTATATTTCAATACGTGAATTCGGGTATTCTACAGAACAAAGGTTTTGAATTAACGCTTTCGGGAGAGTTAGTGAAAAAAGACCACTTTTCTTGGGATGTCATGTTAAATGCATCTCATAATAAAGGAAAAGTAAACGCTTTACCAGGTGGATTGGCGATACTTTATGTGACGGATGTTCAAGTTGCTGATGGTAAAGCCGCTTCATTTAATGATGGTGACTTTATGGGGATCTCGGGTAAAGACTGGACAAAAAATGAAGAAGGAAAGTATATTCTAAATTGGAATACTGGAGAACCAGCTGCTAATACAAATGCTACGCTTCATTTGGGGAATAGAGAGCCCAAGTTTATCGGCGGTTTAACAAATAATTTCAGATATAAAGACTGGGGTTTATCCTTTCTAATTGATTTCCGTAGAGGTGGAGATATCTTCAATGGAACGGAGGTGTTATTAACGCAATATGGTTTAAGCAAACGAACAGAGAATAGAGGCGAGAAAGTAGTATTGACAGGTGTTGCTTTGAATCCGGCGACTGGAAACTATGAAGATGTCACTCGTGAAATTGTTGCGGATCAAAAATATTATTCGAATTTTTATATCAATCAGACAAGTAACTTTATTGAAGAAGTCAATTGGTTGCGTTTAAGATCTGTAAATCTATCTTACGATTTGCCACAAAGTTTGTTAGTAAAATCTGGCTTTATTAAGGGAGCTTCATTTAACTTGAATGCGACCAACCTATTATTATTTACGAATTACTCAGGTATGGATCCGGAAGTAAGTGCAGCTGGTGCAGGTGTTATTGGTTCTGGATCTGTGGGCATTGATTACGCTGGTGTTCCAAACACTAAAGGAGTAACATTTGGTGTTAACTTAAAATTCTAA
- a CDS encoding SusD/RagB family nutrient-binding outer membrane lipoprotein, producing the protein MKKIFSIMAVAGALMMTSCDKWLDVNDNPNIPNTKVPTVDLRLPSIIARFAEAYESGGTRAAIISQQLAGTTVNNWALSRWNISTAAVNWPYQPWYIYTANNIPDLIEKGEATGANHYIGAGKVIWAWGFAAFSDMYGMLPYEEAFQGGLMTPKYDQGDLIYDKCLAELDEAISYLQMGQDAAAPALSVGDYLFQGDTKKWIALANGIKARMLNHLSKTDKFKAADVLALLEKAPKTASESALYQYQDRIVSTRPETESLQFQNNSSNRLTKLYIDYVLGNYTGAPTGANNMEDPRADLLIPRFVASGLRTPGVDMSQIPEAGFASSITTYAALRPTASVSTGSAYVAPGAKGLLLTSSEMHFIKAEVLFNQNNKAGALQAYKDGIKDHMEILGVPAANITSYLASTSVAQSASALTLSQIMIQKYIALSYSPEVFNDVRRLEYCTDASGKYNESVGIYKGLKRPGAVFTIALPSEDMWPRRFTVASYSINYNYEQVIKADPDAADATYTAKRIWWDVKK; encoded by the coding sequence ATGAAAAAGATATTTTCTATAATGGCGGTTGCAGGAGCTTTGATGATGACATCTTGCGATAAGTGGCTCGATGTAAATGACAATCCTAATATACCAAATACAAAGGTTCCAACGGTGGACTTACGCTTACCTTCAATCATTGCTAGGTTTGCTGAGGCTTATGAAAGTGGAGGAACACGTGCAGCGATAATCTCGCAACAGTTAGCTGGTACTACGGTGAATAACTGGGCGCTATCACGTTGGAATATTTCCACCGCTGCTGTGAACTGGCCTTATCAACCTTGGTACATCTATACAGCGAATAATATTCCTGATTTAATTGAAAAGGGAGAGGCGACAGGAGCAAACCACTATATCGGTGCCGGTAAAGTTATTTGGGCATGGGGTTTTGCAGCGTTTTCTGACATGTATGGTATGTTGCCTTACGAGGAAGCATTTCAAGGAGGTCTAATGACCCCGAAATATGATCAAGGCGATTTGATCTATGATAAATGTTTAGCTGAACTAGACGAGGCGATAAGCTATTTGCAGATGGGGCAAGATGCTGCTGCACCTGCGTTATCCGTAGGTGACTATCTTTTCCAAGGAGATACAAAAAAATGGATCGCTTTGGCAAATGGTATCAAAGCACGTATGCTAAACCACTTATCGAAGACCGACAAGTTCAAAGCCGCTGATGTTTTAGCGTTATTAGAGAAAGCGCCAAAAACAGCATCAGAAAGTGCGTTGTATCAATATCAAGATCGTATAGTCTCAACAAGACCAGAAACGGAATCATTGCAATTTCAGAACAACTCTTCGAACCGCTTAACCAAATTGTATATTGATTATGTGTTAGGAAACTATACTGGTGCACCGACAGGAGCAAACAATATGGAAGATCCTAGAGCAGATCTGTTAATTCCTCGCTTCGTTGCTTCGGGGCTGCGTACACCAGGAGTTGATATGAGTCAAATTCCTGAAGCAGGTTTCGCTTCTTCGATAACAACTTACGCTGCATTAAGACCTACAGCATCGGTGTCAACCGGTTCTGCATATGTTGCACCTGGCGCAAAAGGTCTCCTTTTAACGAGCTCTGAAATGCATTTTATTAAAGCGGAAGTATTATTCAACCAGAATAATAAAGCGGGTGCTTTGCAAGCTTATAAAGATGGAATAAAAGATCACATGGAAATACTTGGTGTTCCTGCGGCGAATATAACGAGTTACTTAGCGAGTACTTCAGTAGCGCAATCTGCTAGCGCGCTGACCCTAAGTCAAATTATGATTCAGAAATACATCGCTTTGTCGTATTCACCAGAGGTATTCAACGATGTTCGCCGTTTAGAATACTGTACGGATGCTTCAGGTAAATACAATGAGTCTGTAGGTATCTACAAGGGCTTAAAACGCCCAGGAGCAGTATTTACAATTGCATTGCCATCTGAAGATATGTGGCCTCGTCGCTTTACAGTTGCGAGTTATAGTATCAACTATAATTATGAACAAGTGATTAAAGCTGATCCAGATGCTGCTGATGCTACTTATACAGCTAAGCGAATTTGGTGGGATGTAAAGAAATAA
- a CDS encoding NAD(P)/FAD-dependent oxidoreductase, with product MQKEIEIALSPAHVNDESLILKEGVKKLGISEKRIQGFHVRKRSIDARGKQVLFRLRVVYFVDEPFEQPQFYTKLQQVNNGKPVIIIGAGPAGLFAAYRCLERGLKPIILERGKQVQDRRRDLAKINREGIVNPESNYCFGEGGAGTYSDGKLYTRSNKRGDVQLVLSIFVEHGAPEDIMVDARPHIGTNKLPHIIQSMRERIIECGGEVHFDCKVVDIVDQFGSVKGVKTADGNSFEAEHVIVATGHSARDIFELFHKKGWLLEAKPFALGVRIEHPQSIIDQAQYHCSIRPENLPPAYYSLVEQVNNRGVFSFCMCPGGIIAPCATDLDEIVVNGWSPSKRNNPHANSGTVIQINLEDVAKSTEDAFAMLDFQRAIEQKAFQLGGGNLVAPAQRMVDFVQNKVSNDLPSNSYKPGTRSVDLREVLPDFVHQSLQGALPIFGQKMRGYYTNEAILVGVESRTSSPIRIPRDKDSFQHPQIAGLYPCAEGAGYAGGIVSAAIDGINCVDAIKL from the coding sequence ATGCAGAAAGAAATTGAAATTGCCCTTAGCCCAGCGCATGTAAATGACGAGTCTTTAATCCTAAAAGAAGGTGTTAAAAAGCTAGGCATATCCGAAAAACGTATTCAAGGTTTTCATGTCCGCAAGCGCTCCATCGATGCTCGCGGGAAGCAAGTCCTTTTCCGATTGCGTGTTGTATATTTTGTCGACGAACCATTCGAACAGCCCCAGTTTTACACCAAACTTCAGCAAGTAAATAATGGGAAGCCTGTCATAATTATCGGTGCTGGCCCCGCAGGTCTATTTGCAGCATATCGATGCTTAGAGCGTGGTTTAAAGCCGATTATATTGGAACGCGGCAAACAAGTTCAGGATCGACGTCGCGACTTAGCGAAGATAAATAGGGAGGGAATTGTAAATCCAGAGTCGAATTATTGTTTCGGCGAAGGAGGTGCTGGAACCTATTCAGACGGGAAGCTTTATACTCGTTCAAACAAGCGTGGCGATGTACAGTTAGTGCTCTCCATTTTTGTAGAGCATGGCGCGCCGGAGGATATTATGGTCGACGCTCGTCCTCATATTGGAACGAATAAACTACCACATATTATCCAGAGTATGCGAGAGCGAATAATTGAATGTGGTGGCGAAGTACATTTTGATTGTAAGGTGGTTGATATCGTTGATCAATTTGGCAGTGTAAAAGGTGTCAAAACTGCAGATGGAAATTCGTTTGAAGCAGAACACGTTATTGTTGCGACAGGACACTCCGCTAGAGATATTTTTGAGCTCTTCCATAAAAAGGGTTGGTTATTAGAAGCAAAACCTTTCGCATTGGGCGTTCGAATCGAACACCCGCAATCCATTATTGACCAAGCACAATATCATTGCTCTATCCGTCCGGAGAATCTTCCCCCAGCATATTATAGCTTGGTAGAACAGGTGAATAACCGTGGTGTATTCTCTTTCTGTATGTGCCCGGGTGGAATTATCGCTCCTTGCGCAACAGATTTAGACGAAATTGTAGTTAATGGTTGGTCGCCATCCAAACGCAATAATCCGCATGCAAACTCGGGAACAGTAATTCAAATAAACTTAGAGGACGTTGCAAAATCAACTGAAGATGCCTTTGCGATGCTTGATTTCCAACGTGCGATTGAGCAGAAGGCCTTTCAATTAGGAGGTGGGAACTTAGTAGCTCCTGCACAGCGTATGGTAGATTTCGTACAGAATAAGGTTTCAAATGATCTACCGAGCAATTCCTATAAACCAGGCACACGCTCTGTTGACCTTCGAGAAGTATTACCGGACTTCGTTCATCAATCTCTACAAGGGGCTCTTCCTATTTTCGGACAAAAAATGCGCGGTTACTATACGAATGAGGCAATTCTTGTCGGGGTTGAATCAAGAACTTCTTCTCCTATCCGCATCCCTCGCGACAAAGACAGCTTCCAACACCCACAAATTGCAGGGCTCTATCCTTGTGCCGAAGGTGCTGGATATGCCGGCGGAATTGTATCTGCAGCGATTGATGGTATAAATTGTGTGGATGCAATAAAACTTTAA
- a CDS encoding LemA family protein, whose amino-acid sequence MKRLLIVFVGLLTALSFSSCGYNTMVSQDENVKAKWAQVENAYQRRADLIPNLVGTVKGAAQHEKGTLEAVVEARAKATSVTVDPSNLSEEAIANFQQTQDALSQSIGRLLVSVEAYPDLKANSNFQELQAQLEGTENRISVERRAYNDAVQEYNTTVRSFPNNIMAGIFGFKSKGTFKAAEGADKAPTVSF is encoded by the coding sequence ATGAAAAGATTATTAATCGTATTTGTTGGCCTACTTACTGCTCTTTCGTTTAGCTCTTGTGGATACAATACCATGGTATCTCAAGACGAGAATGTAAAAGCGAAATGGGCGCAGGTCGAAAATGCGTATCAACGCAGAGCCGATCTTATTCCAAACCTTGTAGGTACTGTAAAAGGTGCAGCGCAACATGAAAAAGGAACGTTAGAAGCGGTGGTTGAAGCACGCGCGAAGGCGACTTCGGTAACAGTGGATCCATCAAATTTAAGTGAAGAAGCAATCGCTAACTTCCAACAAACGCAAGATGCGTTATCGCAATCTATCGGTCGTTTATTGGTTAGTGTAGAGGCATATCCTGATTTGAAAGCGAATTCAAACTTCCAAGAGCTACAAGCGCAATTAGAAGGTACTGAAAATAGAATCTCGGTAGAGCGTCGCGCCTATAATGATGCTGTTCAGGAGTATAACACTACAGTACGTAGCTTCCCGAACAATATTATGGCAGGTATTTTTGGTTTCAAATCTAAAGGTACTTTCAAAGCTGCTGAAGGGGCTGACAAGGCACCAACAGTATCATTTTAA
- a CDS encoding TPM domain-containing protein: protein MEIFNQEEQEKIVQAISLAENQTSGEIRLVVERQLHGLEAYDQARHYFEKLKMHHTNLRNGVLIYLATEDHQFAIIGDAGIHAKVGDDFWQSTKEKMVSFFRQGDYTNGLIEGIHEAGTQLATFFPRRSDDVNELPNDIYFGKQ from the coding sequence ATGGAAATATTCAATCAAGAGGAGCAAGAAAAGATAGTACAAGCCATTAGTTTGGCAGAGAATCAAACCTCTGGTGAGATTCGTTTGGTGGTTGAACGTCAATTACACGGTTTAGAAGCGTATGATCAAGCTAGACATTACTTCGAAAAACTAAAAATGCATCATACGAATTTACGCAACGGTGTATTAATATATCTAGCGACCGAGGATCATCAGTTTGCCATTATTGGTGATGCCGGTATCCATGCCAAAGTAGGGGATGATTTTTGGCAGAGTACAAAAGAGAAAATGGTTTCTTTCTTCCGACAGGGAGATTATACGAATGGATTAATTGAGGGGATTCACGAAGCGGGAACGCAATTAGCAACCTTCTTCCCAAGACGGTCTGATGATGTGAATGAACTTCCTAACGATATTTATTTTGGTAAACAATAA
- a CDS encoding TPM domain-containing protein — protein sequence MFEKMQSYKSSSKLVFTFFLSLLLSVVAMAQDFPAVPNRLVTDYTNTLSSAQQTDLEQKLLAFEDSTSIQVAVVVMKSTGDYDIADYGDRLAKQWGIGNKKYDNGILFLVALGDRAVTIRTGYGLEGAVPDVIAYRIIENKVKPLFRQGNYFAGIDNGVNALISYTKGEYKADPNEKYSTEGGGGIPIIFIIIIIFIVLALISRSGGGGKNGGGRVMNGRGSSDLFWWTLLNSLGRGGNDDDGFGGGGFGGGFGGGGGGGFGGFGGGGFGGGGASGRW from the coding sequence ATGTTCGAGAAAATGCAGAGCTATAAGAGCTCATCAAAACTAGTATTTACTTTTTTCTTGAGTTTACTATTGTCAGTTGTCGCAATGGCGCAGGATTTTCCTGCGGTTCCAAATCGATTAGTGACGGACTATACAAATACCCTAAGCTCAGCGCAACAGACAGATTTAGAGCAAAAGCTTCTAGCCTTTGAAGATTCCACATCCATACAGGTTGCTGTTGTCGTCATGAAATCGACGGGAGACTACGATATTGCAGACTATGGAGATCGACTCGCAAAACAATGGGGAATCGGAAACAAAAAATACGATAATGGTATTCTCTTCCTTGTTGCGTTAGGCGATCGTGCTGTTACTATACGAACAGGATACGGTCTTGAAGGCGCTGTTCCAGATGTTATCGCTTACCGAATTATTGAGAATAAGGTGAAACCCTTATTCAGACAAGGGAATTACTTTGCAGGAATCGATAATGGAGTGAATGCGCTTATCTCTTACACTAAAGGGGAGTATAAGGCAGATCCAAATGAAAAATACTCTACTGAAGGCGGTGGAGGAATCCCAATTATTTTTATCATCATAATAATCTTTATTGTTTTAGCGTTAATTTCTCGTTCCGGTGGTGGTGGGAAGAATGGTGGCGGACGTGTCATGAACGGTAGAGGTTCCTCAGATTTATTCTGGTGGACACTATTAAACTCATTAGGTCGAGGTGGAAATGATGATGATGGCTTTGGTGGAGGTGGCTTCGGCGGTGGTTTCGGCGGCGGCGGAGGTGGCGGCTTCGGAGGCTTCGGTGGAGGTGGCTTTGGCGGAGGCGGTGCCAGTGGGCGATGGTAG
- a CDS encoding TlpA disulfide reductase family protein, with the protein MKREILCLLGAIPSLLFAQEGFSVKGNLKNADAPAKVFIQYAADGQRVLDSANVVKGVFTYNGTVAEPTQAQLILSPEGAGISTLRNPDRTSVYLSKGVINVVGATLKDAKVSGNAINDDYAKYKDALAPLTAEFEVLNKEYQAATDAQKNDEAYVGALQARAGAIFDKQSKIGEEFALNNPNSYVAMGLLEELISAENVISVGEPAYNKLSAALKNTVKGKAIAKKIETLKKVAIGATAPEFALPDTTGKVLALSSLRGKYVLIDFWASWCGPCRGENPNVVAAFNKFKDKNFTVLGVSLDRENGKEAWMKAIHDDKLEQWPHVSDLKFWKSEVVGLYGIQGIPQNFLIDPQGKIIASNLRGEALEAKLAELIK; encoded by the coding sequence ATGAAAAGAGAAATTTTATGTTTGTTAGGAGCAATTCCTAGCTTATTGTTTGCCCAAGAAGGATTTTCTGTAAAGGGTAATCTAAAGAACGCTGATGCGCCAGCGAAAGTATTTATTCAGTACGCTGCAGATGGGCAACGCGTTCTTGACTCTGCGAATGTAGTAAAAGGTGTTTTTACATACAATGGTACGGTTGCGGAACCTACTCAGGCTCAGTTAATTCTTTCACCAGAAGGTGCGGGAATCAGTACATTGCGAAATCCAGATCGTACTAGTGTTTATTTATCAAAAGGTGTTATCAATGTAGTGGGAGCTACTTTGAAAGATGCGAAAGTATCGGGAAATGCAATCAATGATGACTACGCTAAATATAAGGATGCGTTAGCTCCGTTAACTGCCGAGTTTGAAGTGTTAAATAAAGAATATCAAGCAGCAACAGACGCTCAGAAAAATGACGAAGCATACGTTGGTGCATTACAAGCACGCGCAGGTGCAATCTTCGATAAGCAATCAAAAATCGGTGAAGAGTTCGCATTAAACAACCCAAATAGCTACGTAGCAATGGGTTTATTAGAGGAGTTAATTTCAGCTGAAAATGTAATTTCTGTTGGTGAACCCGCTTATAATAAGCTATCTGCGGCATTGAAAAACACAGTAAAAGGAAAAGCTATAGCGAAGAAAATTGAAACTTTGAAGAAAGTTGCGATTGGTGCTACAGCTCCTGAGTTTGCGTTGCCAGATACAACAGGTAAAGTACTTGCATTGTCCTCATTACGTGGGAAATATGTGTTAATTGACTTCTGGGCAAGCTGGTGTGGTCCTTGTCGTGGTGAGAACCCGAATGTAGTGGCTGCTTTTAATAAGTTCAAAGACAAGAACTTTACTGTATTAGGCGTTTCTTTAGATCGCGAAAATGGTAAAGAAGCTTGGATGAAAGCTATTCACGACGATAAATTGGAACAATGGCCACACGTGTCAGATTTGAAATTCTGGAAATCTGAAGTAGTAGGCTTATATGGAATCCAAGGAATTCCTCAAAACTTCTTAATTGACCCACAAGGCAAAATTATTGCTTCAAACTTACGTGGTGAAGCGCTAGAAGCGAAGTTAGCAGAGCTAATTAAGTAA